The Siansivirga zeaxanthinifaciens CC-SAMT-1 region TAAAAAAAGTGCTAATAATAAAGTAATTTTCGTTTTCATTTTAATAATATTACGCTGTTAATCATATTTTCGTTTCTGGAACCATCTATCATTCAAAGATAAACTTAATTGGAAATTAATAAAATTCTCTTGTATTAAATTGCTATTAACTGTTCCTCTTTTTCCTATTTCTAATCCTAGGTTAGCATTCGAAAAGAAACTCCCAACCGGTATACCTAATCCAAAAGACATGCCAAACTCGTTTATTGACTCGTCTTTTATATTTAAACCAGTTTTTTCATAATGTAAACCGGCTCTGTAAACCAATCTTTTAAAGAAACTTGTAAAAGAATTGTACTCTGGAATATAAAAACCTCCTAAAGATAAACTTGTAGCATTTTCATATTTTGTGGTACTACTTGAATACAACGGATTTGAAAAATTACTGGTTTTTTGAAATTCTGTTTCTATACCCGCAAACCATTTTCTTGGCTCTCCAATACCAGCACCAAAGGCTAATTTAGAAGGCAATGTTAAATCGGTTCTTTTTAAACCCAAGCTTTCTAAATCGGTATCAATTTTATTCAACTCAAACTCTCTTCCTGTATTTGAGAAGGAAATAGTTGAGAATGAGCGCTGATTATTTGAGGTTAAATTACTCTCTGGAGTGTATGTTAACCCTGTTACTAACTCCAATTTTTCATTAAGCATTCTTTTGTAAGACAAGCCTAAATTAAGTGTTAAACCACTTAAATCCGATCTATTATTTTCTCTTGATTGGTATTGCGCTAAATTATTATCTGAATCGTAAATAAAGGATAATGTACTGTTTTGAATATTTCCAAAATTATAATCAAAATTTACACCAACACTTAAGTCTTTAGTAATTTGATACCCTAAACCAGCAAACACTTTATTTAATCCACCTTGACCTCTAAACCTGTTATCTACATCACCATTTGAATTAATAGATTCTAGTTTATATCCAACCGATGTGTAAGGCAATAATCCAAAACCAAAACCAAACTTACCAATTGGCACAGACATCGCTAAATAGTCGAAAGTACTCGACGATGTATTATCGCTTCCATTGTTGCTTTTTAAATTAACACTAGAATAACTACCACCAACAGTATATTTAACTGGCCTACTTTCGTTATTAAGGAAATCTAAATTTTTACCCGCATAAGAAGCTGGGTTTCTAAGATTCATATGAATACTATCTGTGTAAATACTTAAGCCACCCATACTTCTATTTTCTACAGTTCCTTTAAATTTAAGGCTTCCGATACCGTAAAAAGAGTAAGGAGAGGCTATACCCTCTTGCCCGTAACTTTTAATTGCAAAAACTGCAATAAAAATTAATACAAGTTTTTTAATCATTCGTTTGAATTATATTTTAAAATAAAGTTCAATCCCTTTAAAAGGAAATTGGAGTTCGCAAATATGCTACTTTTTAATTGTTTAGACAAGAAATTACTATCTCCTCCTGTTAAAATAACTGTTAAATCTGAAAATTCTTCCTTATAGGCTTTAATTACGCCATCAATTTCATTTAACACACCGTAAACAACGCCCGAATTTATGGCGTTTTTAGTCGAATTACCAATAAAGTGATCTGGCATTTCTGTTTCTAATAACGGTAAATTGGCTGTTAAATTATGTAATGCTTTGTAACGCATTCGAATTCCAGGCGATATAGCACCGCCTAAGTATTCGTTATTTGAGTTTACAAAATCGAAAGTTATACAAGTTCCAGCATCGATTACCAGTACATTTTTTGATGGAAATTCGCTAACGGCTGCACAAACAAGCGCCAATCTATCGACTCCTAAGGTTTTAGGTGTACTGTATAAGTTTCTAAACGGAAGCTTAACCGTAGGGTCTAATACTAATAAGTTAAAATTATTCTTGATTTTTAAAAAATCTTCATCGCTTAACTTAGCTACCGATGATATGATGGCACGCTTTATTTTTGGATATTCCGCTTTAATACTCGAAATTCTATTTTCTAGCTGAAGAACTTCAACTAACTCTCTATGCAGTAAGTCATTGTTTTTAAAAACGGCCAATTTAATAACCGTATTACCAACATCAATAATTAAATTCATAGTTTAAAAGCAGTAAAATTACAAAATGAAAAATTATTATAAGGCAGGTTATATGTATTATATTGATTATAAAACAGATATATTTTAACCACACGAAAATCTAAAAAATATTTATTTTTTTCAGCATTTTGTCTTGCGAATACCAAAAAAGGATTTATATTTGCAACCGCTTTACAGAGGTACCTTAGCTCAGTTGGTAGAGCAAAGGACTGAAAATCCTTGTGTCCCTGGTTCGATTCCTGGAGGTACCACTTAAAAATCCCGTAACATTTGTTTTCGGGATTTTTTTTTTGGTTGTATTCAAACATTAAATGTTTTATTGATTCATTGTCATGTCATGATCGTATTTACAACAGGCAGGTAAATTACTATAAGCTTCCTGGCTTCCTGCTAGGTTTTGAGTATCGTATCCAGAAGCTGCAATAGCGTTATGAATAGCTTCTGTTGTTGTTTTACTTTTATCAAAAGAAACATTAATTTTCTTTTTATCAACATCCCAAACGGCACTGGTTACACCTTCAACATCGTTTGCTGCCATCTCAATAGTTTTTTTACACATTTCACAGTTGCCACGAACTCCAAAACTAGCTTCCTGTATTGTCATGTTACTTGATGTTTCTGTTGTTTCGCTTGCTTGTTTTTGTTCATTTTTGCAGCCTAAAAGACTTATTGTTGCTACTACTGCTAAACTTAAAATTACTTTTTTCATGATTATAATATTTATACTTGTTATTCTATTATTTGTTTAACTTCTCCACATGTAATCATTGCATCTCCAAAATATGGATTTAAAATGGCTTCATCTTTACTCAACCAATAAGCGCCATTATTATCATTAGCCATAGGGCAAAATTCTACAAATACCTTTTCTTTAACCCCAAATACAGTAACTGCATTTTTTAATACCAGAGAAAGTTTTTTAAAATGATTTCTTTGCATTTTAATGTCTAATGATTTTGAAATGAAACTTGAAGTCGTTTTTATTTCATCCGCGAAAGCGAGCCATTGCTTCTTTACGTTTGCATCGTTTAATAACTTCCCATCTACCCCATTAAATGCTTCCAACAATTGGGTTGCAAATAGCTTTGCCTTTTCTGAATCATCACTAACTAAAGCATTTTTTATGCTGATGTAGTTATTATATACTTTTCTTAGTTGCTTTTGAAAATCCTCGGACACAGGCATTCTTTTTAATGGATTAGCTTCTGAAACCAATACATCCTGATTATTCGATTTATTTTCTTCAGATTGCTTTTCAGCTGAAGCATTCATCATCGATTTTTTACCTTGTAATTGGGCAGCAGCATCCACAGTAAATGTGCCATTGGTTACTATTTCTTCACCTGGCTTTAAACCAGAAACAACTTCGTATTGTTCACCTATTTTAGTTCCCAATGTAACGGTTCGCATTTCAAAAACGGGTGTGTTAGAATCTAATTTAACGTATACCAACGAGCGCGTACCTGTCCACATAACCGATGTCTCAGGTATGGTTAAAACAGGATTTTCTGTATTAACGTTTCCTTCAATTTTACCTTGAACAAACATACCTGGTTTAAAACTATTTTTTGAATTATTTAAAACCACTCTTAGTTTCACCGTTCTGGTATTTGTATTTAAAACAGGGTCTATAAAATCTACTGTTCCTTTAAATTCCTGATTAGGATTTGCGCTTGTAAAGAGTGAAACTTCCTGTCCTTTTTTAAACAAATTAATTTGACTCTCGTACACATCAAAATTTGCCCAAACCGTCTTTAAATTGGCAACTTTCAATAAGGGTTCACCTTGTTTTATGTAGTCGCCTTGCATCACTAATTTTTCGGTAACTGTGCCAGAAACTGTAGCATAAACAGGAACATTTTCTAAAATTTTTCCCGAAGCTTCAATTTGATTTATTTGGCTTTCAGATAATTTCCATAACTTTAATTTATTCCTAACGGCGCGATATAAATTGGGTTGAGAAGCTTTTAAAGATGCCGATGTCATTAATTCCTGTTGAGCGGCATACAATTCTGGCGAATATATGGTTGCTAACAATTGACCTTTATTTATACTTTCGCCTGTGGCATTAACATACAAGCGCTCAATTCTTCCTGAAAAATAACTTACTTGTACCGTGTTGGTTTCTTCATTTTCGGCAATTTTCCCACTTAAATTTACTGTGCTGTTATTTATCGTTCCTTCGCCAACAATAGAGGTTTGAATATTAGCCAATGCCATAGCGTTTTCTGTAAGTCGAAATTGGTCTGCCAACAAACCATCGCTATTACTTTGCACAGGAATTAAATCCATGCCACAAATGGGGCAATCGCCAGCTTCGGTTTTCATGATTTGAGGATGCATAGAACAGGTCCACATGTCGTTCGTGGCCGATACCTTATCATGATTATGATTTGTATCTTTTTCCGAAGAATTCCCAAATAAAAACCAGCCTAAAATTAACCCTAGGGCTAATATTGACAGATATATTACATACTTTTTCATATAACTAAATTTTTATATTTCTTAATCGTAACGCATTTGTTATTACAGAAACCGAGCTAAAACTCATCGCCAAAGCTGCTATCATGGGCGAAAGTAAAATTCCGAAAAAAGGAAACAATACACCAGCTGCAATTGGCACACCAATAGTGTTGTAAATAAGCGCAAAAAACAAGTTTTGTTTAATATTTCTCATAACGGCTTCACTTAAATGTCTGGCTTTTACAATGCCTTGCAGATCGCCTTTTACTAAAGTAATCATGGCGCTTTCAATGGCGACATCGGTTCCGGTACCCATAGCTATACCAACATCACTTTTTGCCAAAGCAGGCGCATCATTAATACCATCGCCTGCCATAGCAACTATTTTTCCTGCTTTTTGAAGTTTTTCAACTTCTTGCATTTTATGCTCTGGCAACATACTGGCATTAAAATCTTTTAACTGAAGTGTTTTAGCAACTGCCTGCGCTGTTTCATAATTATCGCCCGTAAGCATAACGACATCGATGCCTTTTTCCTGAAGCGCCTTTATAGCCTCGGCACTTGTTTTTTTTATTTTATCACCTATAATTACAAACCCCGAAACTTGGTTGTCAATGGATAAATAAGACACCGTTTTTCCTTCTTTTTGATGCGCTTTTGCTGCTGCTTCAATTTCAGGAAAAAGGTTGGCGTTGGCATGTGAAATCATTTTAGGGTTTCCTAAACTGATTTTCTTATTATTAACGATGCCTTCAACACCTTTTCCAGTTACGGCATTAAATTTTTCAACATTTAAAACATCAACATTTTGCGATTTACCATAATTTACAGTTGCCGAGGCCAGTGGATGCTCACTGTTACTGTTTAAAGCGACGATGTATTTTAAAATATCTGTGTCGGAGTAATCATCACTAAAAGACACCACCTTTTCAACGGTTGGTTTTCCCTCGGTTAAAGTTCCTGTTTTATCTATAATTAAAGTATGAACCCGATTCATTTTTTCGAGTGCTTCGGCATTTTTAATTAGCACGCCATGACTGGCGCCTTTACCAACACCAACCATTACAGACATGGGTGTTGCTAGTCCTAATGCACAAGGACACGCTATAATTAAAACCGCTATGGCATTTACCAAAGCATAAACATAAGCAGGATTTGGCCCCCAAACAGACCAAACAATAAAAGTTATTACAGATATAAGAACAACCACAGGCACAAAATACCCCGAAATTTTATCTGCTAAATTTTGAATGGGAGCACGACTTCTGCTCGCATCATTTACCATGTGTATAATTTGAGACAAAAGGGTATCGCCGCCAACCCTTTCGGCTTTCATTAAAAAAGATTGATTGCCGTTTATGGTTCCGCTACTTATTTTATCGCCTTCGGCTTTGTCTACTGGCAAAGGTTCGCCTGTAATCATAGATTCATCTATGCTCGCCTCGCCTTCTGTTATAACACCATCAACTGGAATTTTACCTCCTGGTTTTACTTTTAATATATCGTTTAATTCTATCGCATCTATTTTGACTTCAACCTCTTGCCCATCTTCAATTTTTATAGCCTTATTGGGTGCTAATTTTAATAGTTCTTTAACCGCCGAATTGGTTTTACTATGCGCTCGAGCTTCTAATAATTGTCCTAACAAAACGAGTGTTAATATTACCGTTGCTGCTTCGAAATAAACATGAACCGCACCCGATGCTGTTTTAAATTGCTCTGGAAAAAAATCTGGAAAAAACATACCAAAAACACTAAACAACCAAGCTACACCGGCTCCAATACCAATTAGCGTAAACATGTTTAAATTCCATGTTTTTATACTCTTATATGCTCTAACAAAAAACATCCAAGCGGTATAAAACACCACTGGAATAGACATTGAAAACTGCACCCAATTCCAATGTTTTTGCTCCATAATATCGTAAAGCGGATTATTAGGAATCATTTCGCTCATAGCTATTAAAAACACAGGCAATGTAAAGACTACAGACCACCAAAATTTATTTAATAGCGTTTTATAGGTTTTCTCTTCTGCCGTTAAATCTGGTTCTTTTGGCACTAAATCCATCCCACAAATAGGACACGCTCCAGCTTCATCTTTTTCAACTTCGGGATGCATTGGGCAGGTCCATACTTGAGAATTTGTGGACGATAAATTTTGTTCTTCAACTAAATCCATTCCGCAAACCGGACAATCGCCGGGTTTGTTGTATGTTTTTTCACCTTCGCAATGCATCGGACAATAAAACACACCCGTTCCTTGCCCTTTAGGTTTTTTATCAGATTTTTTTTCTGATGCATGCTTATGGTCTCCCGAGTTATGAATACTGTAACTACCGCCGTCATTTTTTAATGCTTCTTGAAAGGTTTCAATAGGAATATGCTGTTCCATTTCAATGGTTGCCTCTGCTTTTTCTAAATTTACCGACGCGTTAGAAACACCTTTTAATTTTGACAATGTAGACTCTACATGGCTTCTACAACCATTACAAGACATGCCGTGTATGTGATATGTATGTTTCATTAGTATGCTGTTAAATAATTAATAATTGTTGTTTGTAAATAATAGCTTTGGATGGCTTCTATTTGATTCATTTGAAACTTTAATTGCAACTCCTGAATATCTAAAACATCATTAAAATCAATGGTTCCCGTTTCGTAGCTTTTAATTAAAATAGATTCGGCGTCCTTGGCTTGTTTTAAATTTTTAGTTTGCGTTTCGTAGCTTATTCTAGCAGAATTTCTATCGTTAACTGCCTTGTCCAAAAGTATTTGCAAGCTATTTAAACGGGCTTGCTTTTGTACTGAAATTTCTTGTTGTTGCAACGCGTTTTGTTTGGTTTGCGATTTATATTTTTTATTAAAAATTGGAATAGAAACCGAAACCATTGGCATGATAATATCTTTACCATTATCGCTAAAGTCCATATTGGGTCGCTTGTTAACATTAATATAATCTAAACCAAAACCAATCATGGGGCTACTTTCTTTTTGATTTAATAATTCCGATTGTTCAACAGAAGCGTAAAGCTTATCAAACTTCAATAATTCGGGATGGAATTCTAGGCGGTCTTCGTTTAATTCTATAGCTTCATTAGGCAGAAATAACGTATCAATAACTTTTATTTTATTCGATTTCTCCCGATTTAAAAGCTTGTTAAAATTGGTTTGTTCAGATAAAAACTGCTGCTGTAAAACTTTTAGTAATTGTTCCATTTCATTTTGGCGCATTTGCAATCGCAATACATCAACTGCTGAAGCTTTTCCAACTTCAACCGAAGTTAACGCTAAAGTTTCATAGGTTTTTAGGAGTTTAATATTATCCTTTAAAATGGCTTGTTTTGCTTTGTTTCCATATAAATTGTAATACGATTGGGAAACAGAAGCAATTAACTTTCGTTTGGCAATAACAATGTCTTCGTATTTTGAATCGGCCAATGAACTAACATAATTTTCTCTGGCAGTAATATTGCCAAACCAAGGTAACATTTGTTTTGCAGACACTTTAAATCGCTGGGCACCGGTTCTTGTTTCTGGTTCACTAACAAAATAGCCTACTCCTAATTCTGTGTTAGGTATGTTATTGACTTCATTTACTTTTTCTGATGCAATTTTATACTGTAATTCAAATTTTTGAATTTCCGGGTTGCTAAACAAAGCTTCATCTAGATAAGTTTCTAGTTGCTGAGAATTACCTTCTAAAAAAAAGAAAATAAAGGCAAAAATCAAGATGGTGTTTATATTCAATTTTAAATATTTCATTTTGATACTTTATTAATTTCTAACTCCTTTTTCCAACTAAATAAAACAGGTACAATAAAATAAGAGCTTATATCTATAATCATTCCGCCAAAAATGGGGATAGCCATAGGAATCATGATATCGCTTCCCCTGCCAGTTGATGTTAACACAGGTAACAAGGCCAAAACGGTGGTAACGGTTGTAATTAAGCAAGGTCGAATACGTTTGCTTGCAGCTGTTAAAGTTGCATGATAAATTTGCTTTTTAGTTGAAGGTTGCTCTTTTTTAAAGGTTTGCGTTAAATAAGTCGCCATAACAACACCATCGTCTGTAGCTATTCCGAATAAAGCTATAAATCCCACCCAAACGGCGACACTTAAATTGATGGTTTTCATATTGAAGAGGTCTCGCATATTTTCGCCAAACAAACTAAAATTTAAAAACCACTCCTGTCCATACAACCAAATCATAATAAAACCACCAGCAAAGGCGACTGTGATTCCTGTAAAAATCATGAGCGATGTGCTTACCGATCTAAATTGAAAATACAGAATTAAAAAAATAATTATTAGCGCCAATGGAATTACAACCGACAATGTTTTTTCTGCACGTAATTGGTTTTCGTAAGTTCCTGTGAATTGATAATTAATTCCTTTGGGAACTTCCAATTCACCTGAATCGATTTTCTTTTGAATTAATGCTTGTGCATTTTCAACGACATTTACTCCTGCATAACCATCTAACTTATCGAACAATACGTAACCAACTAAAAAGGTATCTTCACTTTTAATTACCTGTGGCCCTTGCTCGTATTTAATCGTTGCCAATTCTGTTAAAAGTACCGGACTGCCATTGGAAACAGGAACATAAATTTGTTCTAAATCTTTAGGGTTTGCACGCAATTCTCTGGGGTAGCGTACACGAACGCCATAGCGTTCTCTGCCTTCAACGGTTTGAGTTAGCACCATACCGCCAACAGCAACTTTTAAAATATTTTGAACTTCTTCAATAGTAACCCCATATCTTGCAATTTTTTCTCTATCAATATCAATTAACAAATAAGGCTTACCAACAATTCTATCTGCAAAAACAGCTTCTTTTTTTACGCCTTCAGCGTCCTTTATAATTGTCTCTAACTGAATACCAAAGGCTTCAATTTGTTTTAAATCTTGCCCTTTTACTTTTATTCCCATGGGAGCACGCATGCCTGTTTGCAACATTACCAAACGGGTTTCAATAGGTTGTAATTTAGGTGCCGAAGTCACTCCTGGCAATTTGGTAACTCTAACTATTTCATTCCAAATATCGTCGGGAGATTGTATTTCTGGTCGCCAGTTACGAAAGAATTCCCCATTATTGTCTTCTATTAATTGAGTCCTATCAACAGGAATAAAAATACCTTTATCGGAGTTATTCGGATTAGCAATAAAACGACCATCTGTTAATTCAAATAAACCATCGGTATTTACCTTATACCGCTGGCGTTCGCCTTTTTCATTCAACATATATTCTGGTTTATATTGAATTATATTTTCGTACATCGATAAAGGTGCAGGATCGAGAGCCGATTCTGTTCGACCTGCTTTCCCAACGACGGTTTTTATTTCTGGAATACTGGCAACTGCCATATCTAACTGCTGTAAAACGCGCTTATTTTCTTCTACACCAGCATGAGGCATTGAGGTTGGCATCAATAAAAAGGAGCCTTCATTTAAAGAGGGCATAAACTCTTTACCAGTATTTTTCATTATAAAAAATCCAAAAACAACAAGGGTTGTTGGAATACATAAAAAAAGGAATCGGTTATGTAAAGCCCAATTTAAAATTATGGTGTAATATTTCTGAAATACAATAAATACACCTAACAATCCGAAACAAATAACACTTACAAAAATTACATTTAAAAGGATGTTCTTATCAACTCCCAATGGTCGCCAATATTCGGCTAAAAGCAATACAATAGCCAAAGCAGCCATTGAAATATTTACAAGATTTTTTGAAATTAAAAAATGATAATTATAAAATGATGCTTTTATTTCTGATGTATTAAGATAAAGAGATAACACCGCTACAACTCCAAAACCAACGAGTAAAACTCCAATCCAATACCCCGAAACCACAACCAGAATACCCAAAACAATCCATACGGAATTTAAAATAAAACGCATACGTTTTCTAATAGTTCGCTTTTTGAAAATGGAAGCTGCAAAGGGCGGAATTAAAAATAAGGCAATAAATAAGGCAGCAATAAGGGCGAATGTTTTGGTAAAAGCTAAAGGTCTGAAAAGTTTTCCTTCGGCGCCTATCATTGTAAACACAGGTATAAAACTTATTATGGTAGTCATTACCGCGGTAACAATTGCTCCTGAAACTTCAGCTGTAGCGTTGTAAACTAGGTTGTTTATAGGAAGATGCGCTTCATCTTCATCCATGTGTCTTATAATATTTTCTGATAAAATTACGCCAACATCTACCATAGTTCCAATGGCAATAGCAATACCCGAAAGTGCTACAATATTGGCATCTACATTAAATAGTTTCATTGTAATAAAAACCATGAGTACAGCAACTGGTAACAAACCAGATATTAAAACCGAAGCACGCAAATTAAATACCATAACAATAATTACAAGAATGGTAATTAGTATTTCTAAAGTTAGGGCTTCATTAAGCGTTCCTAAAGTCTCTTGAATAAGTTCTGTTCTATCGTAAAATGGCACTATGGTAAGTTGAGATATGCTGCCATCACTTAATGTTTTACTTGGTAAACCAGAGGCTAATTCAGTAATTTTATCTTTTACATTATTAATTACTTCCAAAGGATTTGCGCCATAACGTGCTACAACAACCCCACCAACAACTTCTGCGCCTTCTTTATCCAAAATTCCTCTTCTTGCAGCTGGTCCTAAAGAAACCTTTGCTATGTCTCTTATTTTAATAGCTGTGAAATCTTTGGAAGTGACTACTGTATTTTCTATATCTGAAACCGATTTAACATAACCCAATCCACGTACTAAATATTCGGCTTGATTGATTTCTAAAGTTTGAGCACCAATATCTTTATTACTCTCTTTTACAGCCTTAACAACCTGATTTAAACCAATATTATATTGACGCATTAATTCTGGATTGACATCAATTTGATATTCCTGAACGTAACCGCCAATAGATGCAACCTCTGAAACGCCACTTGCTGAAGACAAAGCATATTTAACGTAATAATCTTGAATACTACGGAGTTCCTGTAAATCCCAACCGCCTGTAACAGTACCGTTTTTATCACGCCCTTCTAAAGTATACCAAAAAATCTGACCTAAACCAGTAGCATCTGGTCCCAATGAAGGGTTAACACCTTCCGGAAGCACATTGCTAGCCAGAGAATTTAATTTTTCGAGAATACGACTCCGACTCCAGTAAAATTCAACATCTTCCTCAAAAATGATATAAATACTCGAGAAACCAAACATCGATGAACTGCGAATGGTTTTAACTCCCGGAATTCCCAATAAAGAGGTCGTTAAAGGGTAGGTTATTTGGTCTTCAATATCTTGAGGTGAACGGCCGTCCCATTTGGTAAACACAATTTGTTGGTTTTCACCAATATCTGGGATAGCATCTACCGCAACCGGATTGCTAGGCAAAAAGCCAGTATCCCATTTAAATGGTGCATTTACTGTTCCCCAACCTATAAAAAGGATGATTAACAATACCGCAATGAGCTTGTTTTCTATTAAAAATTTGATGCTTTTATTTAGCATTTATTCTGATTTTTAAACAATTAGACATGAGTATTATGAAAATACCGAATACAGAAATTTATCCTCAAGAAAATCACAGGATAAAATCGTCTATTGTTTAAAATCAAATTAAATAAGTCTCATCAAGCTTGAAGATTTGCCTGATAACAAGGGGTGGTTTATATGTTTGAAAAGAAATAACTTCCTTATCTAGCAGCTGGAAAAGATTATTGTAAGTTTCAACAAAAGCTAAAATGAATACTTGCTGATTGAAAGAAATTTTATCTAAGGTTAATTGTAATTCATCTTGCCCATCAATTACAATTTGTTTATCGCTGCAGCAATTCTTTTTTGTTAATTCACAATCTTTCGATTCTGTTTTTTGTGTGTCCATGCCACAGCCTTTTACTTTGTGAAAAATAGCTGTTTCAACCAACTTATCGGCACAATAATGCATATCAATAGTAAACGACATTGTAGAAAATAAAACTACAAACGCCATTAAAATAGATGTGCTTTTATGTAAAAATTGTTTCATAACTTATGTAAAGTTACGTATTTTTTGAATTACAAGTAATTTTTAACAGAAGTTTAAACTTAAAATTGAATGTTTATAAATTGGCTAATCAATAACAACGCGCTTTTTAATAGAAAATGTAGGATAGTTTATATTTAGAACATACACTCAAGAAGCTAAATCATCTATTTTTAGTTTATTAGTTCCAGTATGTATGTTTTTTAACATTTTTTACTTGTAGACCTATATAAATAAAGTACTCCTACAGTTTCCTC contains the following coding sequences:
- a CDS encoding HYC_CC_PP family protein, whose protein sequence is MKQFLHKSTSILMAFVVLFSTMSFTIDMHYCADKLVETAIFHKVKGCGMDTQKTESKDCELTKKNCCSDKQIVIDGQDELQLTLDKISFNQQVFILAFVETYNNLFQLLDKEVISFQTYKPPLVIRQIFKLDETYLI
- a CDS encoding efflux RND transporter permease subunit, yielding MLNKSIKFLIENKLIAVLLIILFIGWGTVNAPFKWDTGFLPSNPVAVDAIPDIGENQQIVFTKWDGRSPQDIEDQITYPLTTSLLGIPGVKTIRSSSMFGFSSIYIIFEEDVEFYWSRSRILEKLNSLASNVLPEGVNPSLGPDATGLGQIFWYTLEGRDKNGTVTGGWDLQELRSIQDYYVKYALSSASGVSEVASIGGYVQEYQIDVNPELMRQYNIGLNQVVKAVKESNKDIGAQTLEINQAEYLVRGLGYVKSVSDIENTVVTSKDFTAIKIRDIAKVSLGPAARRGILDKEGAEVVGGVVVARYGANPLEVINNVKDKITELASGLPSKTLSDGSISQLTIVPFYDRTELIQETLGTLNEALTLEILITILVIIVMVFNLRASVLISGLLPVAVLMVFITMKLFNVDANIVALSGIAIAIGTMVDVGVILSENIIRHMDEDEAHLPINNLVYNATAEVSGAIVTAVMTTIISFIPVFTMIGAEGKLFRPLAFTKTFALIAALFIALFLIPPFAASIFKKRTIRKRMRFILNSVWIVLGILVVVSGYWIGVLLVGFGVVAVLSLYLNTSEIKASFYNYHFLISKNLVNISMAALAIVLLLAEYWRPLGVDKNILLNVIFVSVICFGLLGVFIVFQKYYTIILNWALHNRFLFLCIPTTLVVFGFFIMKNTGKEFMPSLNEGSFLLMPTSMPHAGVEENKRVLQQLDMAVASIPEIKTVVGKAGRTESALDPAPLSMYENIIQYKPEYMLNEKGERQRYKVNTDGLFELTDGRFIANPNNSDKGIFIPVDRTQLIEDNNGEFFRNWRPEIQSPDDIWNEIVRVTKLPGVTSAPKLQPIETRLVMLQTGMRAPMGIKVKGQDLKQIEAFGIQLETIIKDAEGVKKEAVFADRIVGKPYLLIDIDREKIARYGVTIEEVQNILKVAVGGMVLTQTVEGRERYGVRVRYPRELRANPKDLEQIYVPVSNGSPVLLTELATIKYEQGPQVIKSEDTFLVGYVLFDKLDGYAGVNVVENAQALIQKKIDSGELEVPKGINYQFTGTYENQLRAEKTLSVVIPLALIIIFLILYFQFRSVSTSLMIFTGITVAFAGGFIMIWLYGQEWFLNFSLFGENMRDLFNMKTINLSVAVWVGFIALFGIATDDGVVMATYLTQTFKKEQPSTKKQIYHATLTAASKRIRPCLITTVTTVLALLPVLTSTGRGSDIMIPMAIPIFGGMIIDISSYFIVPVLFSWKKELEINKVSK